Below is a window of Camelina sativa cultivar DH55 chromosome 11, Cs, whole genome shotgun sequence DNA.
NNNNNNNNNNNNNNNNNNNNNNNNNNNNNNNNNNNNNNNNNNNNNNNNNNNNNNNNNNNNNNNNNNNNNNNNNNNNNNNNNNNNNNNNNNNNNNNNNNNNNNNNNNNNNNNNNNNNNNNNNNNNNNNNNNNNNNNNNNNNNNNNNNNNNNNNNNNNNNNNNNNNNNNNNNNNNNNNNNNNNNNNNNNNNNNNNNNNNNNNNNNNNNNNNNNNNNNNNNNNNNNNNNNNNNNNNNNNNNNNNNNNNNNNNNNNNNNNNNNNNNNNNNNNNNNNNNNNNNNNNNNNNNNNNNNNNNNNNNNNNNNNNNNNNNNNNNNNNNNNNNNNNNNNNNNNNNNNNNNNNNNNNNNNNNNNNNNNNNNNNNNNNNNNNNNNNNNNNNNNNNNNNNNNNNNNNNNNNNNNNNNNNNNNNNNNNNNNNNNNNNNNNNNNNNNNNNNNNNNNNNNNNNNNNNNNNNNNNNNNNNNNNNNNNNNNNNNNNNNNNNNNNNNNNNNNNNNNNNNNNNNNNNNNNNNNNNNNNNNNNNNNNNNNNNNNNNNNNNNNNNNNNNNNNNNNNNNNNNNNNNNNNNNNNNNNNNNNNNNNNNNNNNNNNNNNNNNNNNNNNNNNNNNNNNNNNNNNNNNNNNNNNNNNNNNNNNNNNNNNNNNNNNNNNNNNNNNNNNNNNNNNNNNNNNNNNNNNNNNNNNNNNNNNNNNNNNNNNNNNNNNNNNNNNNNNNNNNNNNNNNNNNNNNNNNNNNNNNNNNNNNNNNNNNNNNNNNNNNNNNNNNNNNNNNNNNNNNNNNNNNNNNNNNNNNNNNNNNNNNNNNNNNNNNNNNNNNNNNNNNNNNNNNNNNNNNNNNNNNNNNNNNNNNNNNNNNNNNNNNNNNNNNNNNNNNNNNNNNNNNNNNNNNNNNNNNNNNNNNNNNNNNNNNNNNNNNNNNNNNNNNNNNNNNNNNNNNNNNNNNNNNNNNNNNNNNNNNNNNNNNNNNNNNNNNNNNNNNNNNNNNNNNNNNNNNNNNNNNNNNNNNNNNNNNNNNNNNNNNNNNNNNNNNNNNNNNNNNNNNNNNNNNNNNNNNNNNNNNNNNNNNNNNNNNNNNNNNNNNNNNNNNNNNNNNNNNNNNNNNNNNNNNNNNNNNNNNNNNNNNNNNNNNNNNNNNNNNNNNNNNNNNNNNNNNNNNNNNNNNNNNNNNNNNNNNNNNNNNNNNNNNNNNNNNNNNNNNNNNNNNNNNNNNNNNNNNNNNNNNNNNNNNNNNNNNNNNNNNNNNATCTCAACTCCCATTAGTATGTTCTTGTCTGAGGCATATGTGGCGTTCCAATCCATTGGTGCGTCCGGGTGTACTGAAACTTCGGTCCACGTGAGGTACACAAGATCCAACTCCCACAGCTTTCTCACTGCTTTGTTTCTCCTCCCAATCTGTCCATCTCCTTCATCGCACCATGAAACAGAGAGCATGAACAACCGTTGGTTGCAGGAGACGAGTTTAGGATAGAACTCATGAACCCGAGGAGGGATTGGGGATGTTTGGATCGCAATCCAGAAGCCTCTCTCTATGTCATACCCTGATAGCTTATCATTGTCGGAATACGCATAAAAGATTCCATTGCATATGATCCCACAACATACAACCCCGAAGCCTATCGGGAGTCTCTGGATTTCTGACCATGTGTTTGTTGCTGAGTCGTATATTTCACCTGAATCCAGTGGCTCATCAAACAATCCTGTGCCTCCGATGGATATGAGCACAAATCTCTTGGAGCTGTTTTGGTTTAGCCGATCAAGCTTTTGTCTTGCTAATCTGAGGGATTTAGTTCCGTTTTGATCAGCTGAGTTTCGGTGCTGTCGTCTTACAGATAACCTGTGAGGGTCTTCATAAACGTCTGATTCCCCACCAACTCTTGACAGGTGAAACCGTCTATCTTGGCGATTCTGTTGCGTCTGTATGGTCGAGAACTCTGAAGTAACTTCAGAGGCACCAACTATGGGAAGTGATCTAGCATGTCTCATAGATGCAATTTTACGCCATGATTTGGTTGAAGGACTGAATACCAAGATCCCTCTGTGGGACTTGAAAGAGTTTCTGTCCATAGAACGACCTCCAATTATATAAATCTCCTCATGGATGCTCGTCACTGAGTACATATACCGCCCTTTAAGTAGCTCAGAGTCAATCTTATGCCATTTGTCTTGAGAAACATCATACCCATGAATTTCACCAGAGGAGCACCCATCTTTATGAGCAGCAAACAGAAACAACCATGGGGTCTGAAAGGAACCTTCACGTCTCATCTGGAGGAACCGCTGGGTGGTGGCCATGGATCGCCATTTCTTGCAAACGAGATGNNNNNNNNNNNNNNNNNNNNNNNNNNNNNNNNNNNNNNNNNNNNNNNNNNNNNNNNNNNNNNNNNNNNNNNNNNNNNNNNNNNNNNNNNNNNNNNNNNNNNNNNNNNNNNNNNNNNNNNNNNNNNNNNNNNNNNNNNNNNNNNNNNNNNNNNNNNNNNNNNNNNNNNNNNNNNNNNNNNNNNNNNNNNNNNNNNNNNNNNNNNNNNNNNNNNNNNNNNNNNNNNNNNNNNNNNNNNNNNNNNNNNNNNNNNNNNNNNNNNNNNNNNNNNNNNNNNNNNNNNNNNNNNNNNNNNNNNNNNNNNNNNNNNNNNNNNNNNNNNNNNNNNNNNNNNNNNNNNNNNNNNNNNNNNNNNNNNNNNNNNNNNNNNNNNNNNNNNNNNNNNNNNNNNNNNNNNNNNNNNNNNNNNNNNNNNNNNNNNNNNNNNNNNNNNNNNNNNNNNNNNNNNNNNNNNNNNNNNNNNNNNNNNNNNNNNNNNNNNNNNNNNNNNNNNNNNNNNNNNNNNNNNNNNNNNNNNNNNNNNNNNNNNNNNNNNNNNNNNNNNNNNNNNNNNNNNNNNNNNNNNNNNNNNNNNNNNNNNNNNNNNNNNNNNNNNNNNNNNNNNNNNNNNNNNNNNNNNNNNNNNNNNNNNNNNNNNNNNNNNNNNNNNNNNNNNNNNNNNNNNNNNNNNNNNNNNNNNNNNNNNNNNNNNNNNNNNNNNNNNNNNAGTGATCTAGCATGTCTCATAGATGCAATTTTACGCCATGATTTGGTTGAAGGACTGAATACCAAGATCCCTCTGTGGGACTTGAAAGAGTTTCTGTCCATAGAACGACCTCCAATTATATAAATCTCCTCATGGATGCTCGTCACTGAGTACATATACCGCCCTTTAAGTAGCTCAGAGTCAATCTTATGCCATTTGTCTTGAGAAACATCATACCCATGAATTTCACCAGAGGAGCACCCATCTTTATGAGCAGCAAACAGAAACAACCATGGGGTCTGAAAGGAACCTTCACGTCTCATCTGGAGGAACCGCTGGGTGGTGGCCATGGATCGCCATTTCTTGCAAACGAGATGCGCATTCATTAGGCTTGTCAAAGGAAGCCTCATCAAGCACATTTCCAGAATATCGTCAGGAAGGAATATGTTCTTGCGGTTGTCCTGGGCCGAGTCCAGTAGATATCTTCTATTATTCTTCTTCCAGAACCTCTCTTTCACCCCATAAGAAAAACAATCTAACCTAGTTTCTTCAGTTCCACAACTGGTCATCAATCCCTTACCTTCCTCACTAGCACTGGACCATCTCTTATTGCAAGGATCCTCAAAATCCTCACCAGTATCAGCAACTCTGCAACCAACACTGATGCTTAGACAATTCACACCTCCCCTTGCATCCACTTCATCTTCCACCACCTCCTCAGATTTATGAACCTTTTTCTTTAACTTCTGGCTAACACTTTTCACGAGCCGCTTTGACACAGTTAAAACCTCAAGATCCTGCCGGATGGACTCCTCTCCCAATGGTTTCCCAGAAATCATCATGCGTCATCTAGCAAACACATCCACCACCATACCAAAGGAGACCATCTATATTTTTCCTCAGTATCTGTAATCCAAAAGCAACCTGCGAAGATCACACTGACTAACCATGTAAAATAAGCAAAGCATTCGTTCATATCAGATCATCCACATTTGTAGCGAGATTTCACCGAATTCTCCAACACAACTACTCGATTAGAGATTAAACATGCAAaagcaaaccctaaaatccAAATTCAGCTCTTGAGAATCAATCAGACTACAAGACGCTTCCCAGAAAGTAAATTATACAGATTTGAGCAAGAACTGAAGAAAGATTTCACTTACATTGAGCTATAAACTCAGGAAATTGGAAGCGAGATTCATCAATGTAGAGAGTTATATTCCCCAGATCCAGAGAGCATCTTCTTCCCCGAGAAGGTCACCGAAGAAGAGGAAATAATTGAGACTCGAAAGACCTAAGATTGACGCATCGATTTCTCTACCTTTCccttttcgttttatttttaaaaacaaatcatgctGCTTAGTGGAAGctctacttaaaaaaaaaaaaaaaaaaatttacaagcagactgaattattgttttttattttaaaggaaaagaaaaagaggattgaccaacaaaaataataaaatgtaatgaAAAGATATGTATCTAGTGGCTCTAGTCAGAGAGTTTTTCCGTTCAGGACGTTTTGACCCGTGTTTAAATGAGAcgaatatttgtcttattcccaAAGTTGATCGTCCGCAGCGGATGGCGGAGTTTAGGCCGATAAGTCTTTGTAATGTGagctataaaattatttctaagatCCTGTGTTTTCGGCTTAAGCGGTTTCTCCCATCTTTGGTTTCCGAAACTCAGTCGGCTTTTGTTTCGGGTCGTTTAATAACGGATAATATATTGGTTGcgcaggagatgtttcatgggttAAATACTAATAATAGGTGCAAGTCGGAATTTCTGgctttcaaaacggatatgagtaaggcttatGACCGTGTAGAATGGGCTTTTTTAGAGGCAGTCATGGTTAAGTTAGGGTTTGATCGGAATTGGATCTcttggatcatgtggtgtgtaTCTTCGGTGTCGTATCAAGTTCTTCTTAATGGTCAACCCCGGGGTTTTATTAAACCACAGCGGGGTCTTCGTCAGGGGGACCCGTTGTCACCGTACTTGTTTATACTCTGTACAGAGGTTCTGATAGCGAATATCAAAAAGGCAGAACGGGAGAAAAAGGTAACGGGTATCACAATCGCCCGGGATAGTCCTACCATttcgcatttgttgtttgctgatgaCAGTCTTTTCTTCTGTAAAGCAGAGGCGACAGAATGTCAGACGGTCATGGAAATTATCAGGAATTACGGCAAAGCCTCAGGACAAGAGGTTAATTTAGAGAAATCATCTATAATGTTTGGCAAGAAGGTTCCTACTGAGATAAGGGATCAGTTGAAGTCAGTTATTGGTATTACCAAAGAGGGAGGTATGGGATCTTATTTGGGCATTCCTGAAAGCCTCCAGGGTTCAAAAAATAAGGTTTTTGGATATGTCAAGGATCGATTGGATGATCGTGTCAATGGTTGGAATGCAAAGCTTTTATCAAAAGGTGGTAAGGagattatgattaaatcggtggCTTTGGCACTTCCCACGCATGTGATGTCCTGCTACAAATTGCCGCAAGAGTTGACATCTAAATTAACGAGTGCTATTTCCACTTTTTGGTGGAAATCCAACGATAAGGCTCATGGTTTACATTGGGTGGCTTGGGATAAACTATGTAAGGATAAGTGTGATGGGGGTCTAGGTTTCAGAGCcttggaacaatttaatgatgctaTGTTAGCAAAACAGTATTGGCGTTTAATTCAACACCCGACGTCATTAATGGCGAGGGTTTTGAAAGGCCGATATTTTAGCAATAAACACCCGCTTATGGCCAAAAAACCTTCTAATCCCTCCTTTGCctggaggagtattttttcaACGAAAGATTTAGTGGAATATGGAGCGCGATGGGCGGTAGGTTCGGGTAGTTCTATTTCGGTTTGGAGAGATCCATGGATTCCGGATATTAGACCACGTCCTGCCAATGGTCGGGGACGACTCTGGTTACCGAGCTTGATGGTGAACCACTTAATTAATCCTGTCACGAAGGATTGGCACTTGCCTACTCTAGAAGAGTTTCTGGATCCGGGGGATATACCGATTATTCGGCGTATGTCGGTCAGTAAGGTCCAGCAACGGGATCGGTTAGTATGGCATTTTACCAAGTCAGGGAAgtatacggttaaatcaggtTATAGATTAGCCAGAGAACTGATGACGGAAGTCGAATACGGACCAACATGTATGGCCCTCAGGGCCCAGGTGTGGAAGCTGGATGTTCCCCCAAAggtccaacattttttctggcagattgcgTCGGGCACCCTCCCAGTGCTCGAACGACTTGCGTATAGGGGTATCCGGTGTGATACACTCTGCAAACGGTGTGGGGCTGCACCAGAAACTATCAATCATGCTCTCTTTGAGTGCCCTCGCTCGCTCGATGTTTGGGAGTTGTCCCTAGTTTCGTTAGTCCCCGATGGCTTTCCATTTGCTTCAATTTATGCAaatttagactttattttttggcgggcAGCCTCTCAGTCGGGGGATTCGGATGTAGCTAATCGTCTTCCTTGGATACTTTGGACAttatggaaagataggaataaaaaagtttttcaggggtTACAGGCCGAGCCGACGGAAATTCTACACCAGGCGAATAATGATAAATTACTATGGGAAGAAGCAAAATCCTATTCGGATAGGTATTTGCATACTACGCCTCTGGTGGAGGATAGGGGAGCGTTTCCTcgatgtcagattgatggttcttggaaagggTCAGATGCTATGCAGGGTCTAGGATGGTGGTGTTGTAGTGATGATGATGCGACTCTCCttttgggagcacggagtcagaGATGCGGTCCTACATCCTTACATGCAGAGCTACAAGccttgatttgggctatggagtcactCTTGGCGGCTGGAGTTGGATGTCAAAGCTTTGAGACAGACTGTGCAGAattggtggcgatggtgcagacgcctgACGATTGGCCATCTTTTTCGAACCTGTTAGAGGAGTTTCTTGTGCTCAGACCATGCTTTTCCTCGTTCTCCCTGATCAGGATCTCTAGAGAGCTCAATGTAAGGGCAGATTGTCTAGCCCGTTCTTCAAGATTGCTTTCCTCTGAAATttcctttgtaaactcttttcctccggtttgggcaaccaatcttggagttattttttaatttgattaatgtttggttgaaaaaaaaaaaaaaNNNNNNNNNNNNNNNNNNNNNNNNNNNNNNNNNNNNNNNNNNNNNNNNNNNNNNNNNNNNNNNNNNNNNNNNNNNNNNNNNNNNNNNNNNNNNNNNNNNNNNNNNNNNNNNNNNNNNNNNNNNNNNNNNNNNNNNNNNNNNNNNNNNNNNNNNNNNNNNNNNNNNNNNNNNNNNNNNNNNNNNNNNNNNNNNNNNNNNNNNNNNNNNNNNNNNNNNNNNNNNNNNNNNNNNNNNNNNNNNNNNNNNNNNNNNNNNNNNNNNNNNNNNNNNNNNNNNNNNNNNNNNNNNNNNNNNNNNNNNNNNNNNNNNNNNNNNNNNNNNNNNNNNNNNNNNNNNNNNNNNNNNNNNNNNNNNNNNNNNNNNNNNNNNNNNNNNNNNNNNNNNNNNNNNNNNNNNNNNNNNNNNNNNNNNNNNNNNNNNNNNNNNNNNNNNNNNNNNNNNNNNNNNNNNNNNNNNNNNNNNNNNNNNNNNNNNNNNNNNNNNNNNNNNNNNNNNNNNNNNNNNNNNNNNNNNNNNNNNNNNNNNNNNNNNNNNNNNNNNNNNNNNNNNNNNNNNNNNNNNNNNNNNNNNNNNNNNNNNNNNNNNNNNNNNNNNNNNNNNNNNNNNNNNNNNNNNNNNNNNNNNNNNNNNNNNNNNNNNNNNNNNNNNNNNNNNNNNNNNNNNNNNNNNNNNNNNNNNNNNNNNNNNNNNNNNNNNNNNNNNNNNNNNNNNNNNNNNNNNNNNNNNNNNNNNNNNNNNNNNNNNNNNNNNNNNNNNNNNNNNNNNNNNNNNNNNNNNNNNNNNNNNNNNNNNNNNNNNNNNNNNNNNNNNNNNNNNNNNNNNNNNNNNNNNNNNNNNNNNNNNNNNNNNNNNNNNNNNNNNNNNNNNNNNNNNNNNNNNNNNNNNNNNNNNNNNNNNNNNNNNNNNNNNNNNNNNNNNNNNNNNNNNNNNNNNNNNNNNNNNNNNNNNNNNNNNNNNNNNNNNNNNNNNNaaaaaaaaaaaaaaaaaaaaaaaaaaaaaaaaaagatatgtatcTAATAAAGGAAAATACTTGTTCACTTCATCTAtttcaaccaatcaaattatGTCACCTaataaacaatgaaaaaaaaaatttacatatttttaagcTAAAGTTATGTTATTAAATTctgatttataaaattatatgtcagttttaatttagaattagattttataattttacaattaaatgataTGTCAATTTAggcttataaaaaaaagttacagtttagattttacaattaaacaaaattatatgtgagtttgggtttataaaaattttagatcTTAAATTATATGTCAATTTGAGTTGTTGACAAATGAAAAATAGAATGTCAGTTTGactagaatttaattttttataattaaaacagaGTACATGTAGATTTAAtttgacaaataaaaattagagttttgattttacaagtaAACGCAGCTTAAATGTCACATActcatttcaattttattttgttcaaaaaaaaaaaaatctcatttcaattttatatgCGAAAATGCAAACAGAGCAATAACATTCAAACGCAAACATGAAACATGAGTCATGACATAGATTAACATGATCAAAATCCATGTCTAATTGCATTATTACATAAACGTTTCTTTTATGTGGGGTTTGATCAAAACCAATGTCTCCATACCATCCCACTACTATAACATTATAATCTGCTTGCAAAACAATCACAAAATAGCCTAGCCCGTACTTCATAAGACTGATACAGTTTATAAGGTATAAAGAAGTAGAGAATGTTTGTGTTGGAGCGAAAGGTGTTAATAGCtcagtgacaaaaaaaaatgagaaaaggtTTACCGAAAGAAATCAACAATCAGTCAACCTTGCATTTGTAGACGCAAGCTGTTATGGTCAGTACAACTCCAATGATCAATCCTAATAACGCCATTGCCAAGACTGTTGAATCCAACCAAACAATGTATATATCAGTACTCTGCAGCATTTCTTTCACCCAAACGAGAGTAATAATACCAGTAAGGAAGAATGACATACCAGCAATGGTGAAGTAGATGAGAACTGCCAATCGGTATCTGGTTGTTCCTGGTAAATCGATCTCGAGCGTGCAATGTCGTTGGGACTTTCCCCTTGCGGTTGGATCTGTCAAGATATTTGGCCCTCGTGGTTGTAGTTCAGATAGAGAAACATTTGTGCCTAGTACTGTGTGTCCGTTGATATCTCTGACCTCGAGCCTTATGGTAACCGGATTTGCATTCCAAT
It encodes the following:
- the LOC104725234 gene encoding F-box/kelch-repeat protein At5g42350 isoform X2, which codes for MMISGKPLGEESIRQDLEVLTVSKRLVKSVSQKLKKKVHKSEEVVEDEVDARGGVNCLSISVGCRVADTGEDFEDPCNKRWSSASEEGKGLMTSCGTEETRLDCFSYGVKERFWKKNNRRYLLDSAQDNRKNIFLPDDILEMCLMRLPLTSLMNAHLVCKKWRSMATTQRFLQMRREGSFQTPWLFLFAAHKDGCSSGEIHGYDVSQDKWHKIDSELLKGRYMYSVTSIHEEIYIIGGRSMDRNSFKSHRGILVFSPSTKSWRKIASMRHARSLPIVGASEVTSEFSTIQTQQNRQDRRFHLSRVGGESDVYEDPHRLSVRRQHRNSADQNGTKSLRLARQKLDRLNQNSSKRFVLISIGGTGLFDEPLDSGEIYDSATNTWSEIQRLPIGFGVVCCGIICNGIFYAYSDNDKLSGYDIERGFWIAIQTSPIPPRVHEFYPKLVSCNQRLFMLSVSWCDEGDGQIGRRNKAVRKLWELDLVYLTWTEVSVHPDAPMDWNATYASDKNILMGVEMFKIFGQVLGFFTVCDTLTEEASWRHVSRNQRSQKLNLSCMNKTIALLHL
- the LOC104725234 gene encoding F-box/kelch-repeat protein At5g42350 isoform X1; this translates as MMISGKPLGEESIRQDLEVLTVSKRLVKSVSQKLKKKVHKSEEVVEDEVDARGGVNCLSISVGCRVADTGEDFEDPCNKRWSSASEEGKGLMTSCGTEETRLDCFSYGVKERFWKKNNRRYLLDSAQDNRKNIFLPDDILEMCLMRLPLTSLMNAHLVCKKWRSMATTQRFLQMRREGSFQTPWLFLFAAHKDGCSSGEIHGYDVSQDKWHKIDSELLKGRYMYSVTSIHEEIYIIGGRSMDRNSFKSHRGILVFSPSTKSWRKIASMRHARSLPIVGASEVTSEFSTIQTQQNRQDRRFHLSRVGGESDVYEDPHRLSVRRQHRNSADQNGTKSLRLARQKLDRLNQNSSKRFVLISIGGTGLFDEPLDSGEIYDSATNTWSEIQRLPIGFGVVCCGIICNGIFYAYSDNDKLSGYDIERGFWIAIQTSPIPPRVHEFYPKLVSCNQRLFMLSVSWCDEGDGQIGRRNKAVRKLWELDLVYLTWTEVSVHPDAPMDWNATYASDKNILMGVEMFKIFGQVLGFFTVCDTLTEEASWRHVSRNQRSQKLNLSCMNKTIALLHL